The proteins below come from a single Salinilacihabitans rarus genomic window:
- a CDS encoding site-specific integrase, which translates to MREHTLEPITPQEAKETYLDERENARYATRRTIEDVVELFVEWTEEDGIENMNNIRGRQLRQFKNWCQNTSDNNTVSLNGIMSAVRRFLVYCVEIEAVYPSVPNKTPIPNVPDDEDVSDEKPSDELVEAALDYLETHEPCSRRHVEYRLIKELGNRVGAIRAIDVRDVDVEEQVIRLRHRPERGFPDERGTPLKNGTDGQRHQNISRGLAELIRRYLNSPQRHDVEDKFGRKPLLTTENGRPEITTIRRDLYKLTRPCEFSGECPYDRSIDTCKATKSRYASDCPSSHSPHPLRRWSIEHQIESGEPKDHLADRVDVSVPVLNKHYDRRSEERKRKHRLEVLEKIFDGYGDPEATIDAGELVEMFLNSDGTVDTEALVEYNADREDSASTESKAEETETAKEQSEQGTEESPPEDQATFDRFSDGFTSPLHPVLVPVFAGIAASGQMLRRLRREFGALTSSPGTALRPSRGRVLKGATAYTLFVGLIAFNLVNLGLVPSGVL; encoded by the coding sequence ATGAGAGAACATACGTTGGAACCAATCACTCCTCAGGAGGCCAAAGAGACGTATCTGGATGAGCGGGAGAACGCCAGGTACGCGACTCGACGGACCATCGAAGACGTCGTTGAACTCTTCGTCGAGTGGACCGAGGAAGATGGGATTGAGAACATGAACAATATCAGAGGTCGTCAGCTGCGACAGTTCAAGAACTGGTGTCAGAACACCTCCGACAACAACACCGTGAGCCTCAACGGGATTATGAGCGCCGTGCGTCGGTTTCTGGTTTACTGTGTCGAGATCGAAGCGGTGTATCCGAGCGTGCCGAACAAGACACCGATTCCGAATGTTCCTGACGATGAAGACGTGTCGGACGAGAAGCCGAGCGACGAACTCGTTGAGGCAGCGCTCGACTACCTCGAAACACACGAACCATGCTCACGTCGACACGTCGAGTACCGCCTAATCAAAGAACTCGGGAACAGAGTCGGCGCGATCCGTGCAATCGACGTTAGGGATGTGGACGTTGAGGAGCAGGTGATTCGGCTTCGACATCGCCCCGAGAGAGGGTTTCCGGACGAGCGCGGAACGCCGCTGAAAAACGGCACGGACGGGCAACGCCATCAGAACATTTCGAGGGGGCTCGCCGAGCTGATCCGTCGCTATTTGAACAGCCCGCAGCGTCACGACGTGGAAGACAAGTTCGGGCGGAAGCCACTGTTGACCACGGAGAACGGCCGACCAGAAATCACGACGATTCGACGTGACCTGTACAAGCTCACACGCCCTTGCGAGTTCTCGGGGGAGTGTCCGTACGACCGGAGCATAGACACGTGTAAAGCCACAAAGAGCCGATACGCGTCCGACTGTCCGTCCAGTCACAGCCCACACCCACTTCGGCGGTGGTCCATAGAACACCAGATCGAGAGCGGTGAACCGAAAGATCACCTCGCCGACCGCGTTGATGTGTCGGTCCCGGTGTTGAACAAACACTACGATAGGCGATCTGAAGAGCGGAAACGGAAGCACCGCCTTGAGGTACTGGAGAAGATATTCGACGGCTACGGCGACCCTGAGGCAACCATCGACGCAGGGGAGCTCGTAGAGATGTTCCTCAACAGCGACGGGACCGTAGACACGGAAGCGCTCGTAGAATACAACGCAGACAGAGAGGACAGTGCATCGACGGAGTCGAAGGCGGAGGAGACGGAAACAGCGAAGGAGCAGTCCGAACAAGGGACTGAAGAGTCGCCGCCTGAGGATCAGGCGACGTTCGACCGGTTCTCCGACGGGTTCACGAGCCCGTTGCACCCGGTACTCGTACCGGTGTTCGCTGGAATCGCTGCTAGTGGGCAGATGTTACGTCGCCTCCGCCGGGAATTTGGAGCGCTGACCTCCAGTCCCGGGACGGCGCTTCGGCCGAGCCGCGGACGGGTACTAAAAGGTGCGACCGCTTACACGCTGTTCGTCGGGTTGATAGCGTTCAACCTCGTGAACCTCGGTCTGGTTCCCAGCGGAGTGCTCTAA
- a CDS encoding tyrosine-type recombinase/integrase has product MSTDKDDLEPLDPETGVELFLEHKATDCTDSTVRNHRYRMKKFLNWCDAEDIDNLNHLSGRDVQRFRLWIADDDDVNALTMKNLMSGFRVFLKWAGSVEAVPENLYSKLMIPRVRRSEQSSEKILETERAEELLEHLSRYEYASMHHVLFALLWETGIRIGAANSLDLTDVDFESERIELVHRPDQGTTLKNGKSGERLIALSPELTEALKEHVETFRHDVADAHGRDPLLTTEQGRMTRSTIRRKVYQVTAPCYLRKSCPDCHQGQDKKCQEAVGPHAIRRGSITHFLTEDVPVEVVSDRMNVSRKVLDKHYDKRSAEVKLEQRRGYLDEI; this is encoded by the coding sequence ATGAGCACGGACAAAGACGATCTCGAACCGCTCGATCCCGAGACCGGGGTTGAGCTGTTCCTCGAACACAAGGCGACCGACTGCACAGACTCGACCGTCCGGAACCACCGGTACCGGATGAAGAAATTCCTGAACTGGTGTGACGCTGAGGACATCGACAACCTAAACCACCTGTCGGGCCGTGACGTTCAGCGTTTCCGACTCTGGATCGCCGACGACGACGATGTCAACGCGCTCACAATGAAGAACCTGATGTCCGGGTTCCGCGTCTTCCTCAAGTGGGCTGGCTCAGTAGAAGCGGTTCCGGAGAACCTCTACTCGAAGCTGATGATCCCTCGCGTTCGACGGAGCGAACAGAGCAGCGAGAAGATTCTCGAAACCGAACGGGCAGAGGAGCTCCTTGAGCATCTCTCACGGTACGAATACGCGTCGATGCATCACGTCCTGTTCGCCCTGCTCTGGGAGACCGGAATACGCATCGGAGCCGCGAATTCGCTCGACTTGACCGACGTGGACTTCGAAAGCGAGCGAATCGAACTCGTACACCGTCCCGATCAAGGCACGACGCTGAAAAACGGGAAGAGCGGTGAGCGGCTAATCGCTCTGTCGCCCGAACTCACGGAGGCACTCAAAGAGCACGTCGAAACGTTCCGACACGACGTCGCTGACGCCCACGGACGAGACCCGTTACTGACCACGGAACAGGGACGGATGACTCGGAGTACGATCCGTCGGAAGGTGTACCAGGTCACTGCGCCGTGCTACCTCCGGAAGTCGTGTCCCGACTGTCACCAGGGCCAGGATAAGAAATGCCAGGAAGCAGTCGGTCCGCACGCGATTCGCCGCGGCAGCATCACGCACTTCCTCACGGAAGACGTGCCGGTCGAGGTAGTCAGCGACCGAATGAACGTGAGCCGGAAAGTGCTCGATAAGCACTACGACAAGCGATCAGCGGAGGTGAAACTGGAACAACGCCGCGGATACCTCGACGAAATCTGA
- a CDS encoding restriction endonuclease FokI C-terminal domain-containing protein: MTDPSELFEAFLQSDRAQSRYRERNEKRDQVRDERLLPLLNQFLDGEIALEEFKPRNDGLNKQHPYWGFDGFNGQMHFNQMWNATPDQEELAVHLREILPKPESRAEAAERINAHADLAQTYRDNSIDAEPRYKPAMFFLSYFWHLQAPTEYPVFYVTSERYLEDHDRFVQDGEYGEDYVEFIEALDALIDRATETTDADWEYRDISNAIYWDRELRPEWEADEEEDVDPTGSSQEEDVLASFLPPIVSDLSAVAERDSETEAEYEEQDRDLAVVFEEKLHHSFRILGFDVEELGQGSGRQPDGIATAVRNDYAIIYDAKVRGDGYSIATDDRAIREYIETHARQLRDQGVRRIYFAIVSSTFTNPDQGTLRELRETTAVESIVFLSADLLEELMVLRLREPYLNLDDIRAVFGTRDGIFRREELNNVLPDWRDVTVDEFL; this comes from the coding sequence ATGACCGATCCCTCTGAATTGTTCGAAGCGTTTCTTCAGAGCGACCGAGCGCAATCACGATATCGTGAGCGCAATGAGAAGCGCGATCAGGTTCGGGATGAACGTCTCCTTCCATTGTTGAATCAGTTTCTCGACGGGGAAATTGCGCTTGAGGAATTTAAACCGCGCAACGACGGCCTCAACAAGCAACACCCGTACTGGGGGTTTGATGGGTTCAACGGGCAGATGCATTTCAACCAGATGTGGAACGCAACTCCCGATCAGGAGGAGCTCGCTGTCCACCTACGAGAGATTCTCCCCAAGCCCGAGTCAAGGGCCGAGGCTGCGGAGCGAATCAATGCGCACGCCGACTTGGCGCAAACCTACCGCGACAACAGCATCGATGCAGAGCCTCGTTACAAGCCTGCGATGTTCTTTCTCAGTTACTTCTGGCATCTTCAAGCGCCGACCGAGTATCCTGTCTTCTACGTCACAAGTGAGCGCTACTTAGAAGATCACGACCGGTTCGTACAGGATGGAGAATACGGTGAGGACTACGTCGAATTCATCGAAGCACTGGACGCGTTAATCGACCGTGCCACAGAAACGACAGATGCCGACTGGGAATACCGAGACATCTCGAATGCGATCTACTGGGATCGAGAACTCCGCCCAGAGTGGGAAGCAGATGAGGAAGAGGACGTAGATCCGACGGGCAGTTCTCAGGAGGAAGATGTTCTCGCCAGCTTCCTCCCACCTATCGTCTCTGACCTAAGCGCTGTCGCAGAACGAGACAGTGAGACTGAAGCAGAATACGAAGAGCAAGACAGAGATCTAGCCGTCGTCTTCGAGGAGAAGCTCCACCACTCGTTCCGAATCCTCGGCTTCGATGTCGAAGAACTCGGGCAGGGATCCGGTCGTCAGCCTGACGGTATCGCTACCGCCGTTCGAAATGACTACGCCATCATCTACGACGCAAAAGTCCGCGGTGACGGCTACTCCATCGCCACGGACGACCGGGCGATTCGAGAGTACATCGAGACCCACGCGCGGCAGTTGCGCGATCAAGGCGTTCGTCGCATCTACTTCGCTATCGTATCCTCCACGTTCACTAATCCCGATCAGGGCACGCTCCGTGAGCTCCGCGAGACGACTGCCGTAGAGAGTATCGTATTCCTCAGTGCTGATTTACTTGAGGAACTTATGGTACTCCGTCTCCGGGAACCGTACCTGAATCTAGATGATATCCGGGCAGTGTTCGGAACGAGAGACGGCATCTTCCGCCGAGAGGAATTGAACAACGTCCTCCCCGACTGGAGAGACGTCACCGTTGATGAGTTCCTGTAG
- a CDS encoding PD-(D/E)XK nuclease family protein — translation MSRSIATELTKIQRRLAALPEAEEPPPTTLQVLGRSTQERDWQQFLVHFLTPDASHGLDHAVLEHVLAALSARDDSEYAFSRFDIDEIQIAQEVSTSDGVPDVVMWASDEWFICWELKVHAAEGEDQTDRYVGVDSFGGIGLDKADVPTDGQHYVFLAPESASSPAADEFVHVSWEWLAAELQSFLMESYDEYPARTTAQLKDFVDTIRSELTMTEYQENQQEMVELYVENYGVISDLEAAFEEEWSEFESAWGRRLAQTLDDAELIEDADVPEEYAAVRVEMKSGERRQWTFRQGKSDWSWLFPREWWTKLDESRAVADATKPNARVGLVHRLDWHQTEAVRDHTLVVYLRNAPSGHDSFYDNFATRFSDAHAEIAEAIDGTKFTITGNKSNLLRAEYPINVDAHADFFDAYVDALAQAVREVAVENPELVESIDRLYEATVAEDVSV, via the coding sequence ATGAGCCGAAGCATCGCAACGGAACTGACGAAGATACAGCGGCGACTTGCTGCGCTCCCGGAGGCCGAAGAGCCTCCACCGACCACGCTGCAGGTACTTGGCCGGAGCACGCAAGAGCGTGACTGGCAGCAGTTCCTCGTTCATTTTCTGACGCCTGACGCTTCACATGGGCTCGACCACGCTGTCTTAGAACATGTACTCGCTGCGCTGTCTGCCCGTGATGATTCGGAGTACGCGTTTTCGCGGTTTGACATCGATGAGATACAGATTGCACAAGAGGTGTCCACGTCGGATGGCGTTCCAGACGTCGTGATGTGGGCGTCCGATGAGTGGTTCATCTGCTGGGAGTTGAAAGTCCACGCGGCAGAAGGAGAAGACCAGACAGATCGGTACGTTGGCGTCGATTCGTTCGGCGGGATCGGGCTTGACAAAGCCGACGTACCTACTGACGGCCAGCACTACGTGTTTTTGGCCCCTGAGTCGGCGTCGTCGCCGGCTGCAGACGAATTTGTGCATGTTTCGTGGGAGTGGCTGGCGGCAGAGTTGCAGTCGTTCTTGATGGAGAGTTACGATGAGTATCCGGCGCGAACCACGGCGCAGTTGAAAGACTTCGTCGACACGATTCGGAGTGAACTCACGATGACTGAGTACCAGGAGAATCAGCAAGAGATGGTGGAACTGTATGTCGAAAACTACGGTGTGATCTCTGACTTAGAGGCGGCGTTTGAGGAGGAGTGGTCGGAGTTTGAATCGGCGTGGGGGCGGCGGCTGGCGCAGACGCTGGATGATGCTGAACTAATTGAGGATGCAGATGTGCCGGAGGAGTACGCCGCGGTCCGGGTGGAGATGAAGTCGGGTGAGCGTCGGCAGTGGACGTTCCGTCAAGGGAAGTCCGACTGGTCGTGGCTATTCCCCAGGGAGTGGTGGACGAAACTGGATGAGAGTCGAGCGGTTGCGGATGCGACGAAACCGAACGCGCGGGTTGGACTGGTCCACCGGCTTGACTGGCATCAAACGGAAGCGGTCCGGGATCACACGTTGGTTGTGTACCTTCGAAACGCGCCGTCGGGCCACGATAGCTTCTATGATAATTTCGCCACGCGGTTCAGTGACGCCCACGCGGAAATCGCGGAGGCGATTGACGGAACGAAGTTCACGATTACGGGTAACAAGTCGAATCTCCTCCGTGCTGAGTACCCCATCAACGTCGATGCCCACGCCGACTTCTTCGACGCGTACGTGGACGCCTTGGCCCAAGCTGTCCGGGAAGTTGCTGTCGAAAACCCGGAGTTGGTCGAGAGTATCGACCGGCTGTATGAGGCGACAGTCGCGGAGGACGTCTCAGTGTAA